A genomic stretch from Chroococcidiopsis sp. SAG 2025 includes:
- a CDS encoding transposase produces the protein MWCEDEAGPFGTAPYPGSNWQPVGKPTRQEHEYIRNGTAKLLTLFHPATGQVRVKGVTSCTNAVLHEWLKQELASVVQSLPTPARLLKPEENQRLWKSWQQGLKVRFTLPHDLPPLRMLLVMDNLVGHKTPQLVLWLCAHGIMPLYTPLGGSWLNMAESIQRILKRRALEGHHPQTAYQIIEWLEATAFGWNQQPTPFVWAGLRAQRRDRARQRFHSLGGSGACTHRPLRRTTIAKNNGNTHTK, from the coding sequence GTGTGGTGCGAAGACGAGGCGGGACCATTTGGCACTGCTCCTTACCCTGGTAGCAATTGGCAGCCAGTAGGTAAACCGACACGGCAAGAACATGAATATATCCGTAATGGCACAGCCAAGCTGTTAACGCTATTCCATCCCGCTACTGGGCAAGTACGAGTTAAGGGTGTTACCAGTTGTACCAATGCTGTGTTGCACGAATGGCTCAAGCAAGAATTAGCTAGTGTTGTACAATCACTGCCAACTCCAGCTCGATTACTCAAGCCTGAAGAAAATCAACGGTTATGGAAAAGTTGGCAGCAGGGGTTGAAAGTACGCTTTACACTCCCACACGACTTACCGCCACTGCGAATGTTGCTAGTGATGGATAACTTGGTCGGACATAAAACTCCCCAGTTGGTATTGTGGCTGTGTGCTCATGGCATCATGCCGCTCTACACACCTCTTGGCGGTAGCTGGCTGAATATGGCTGAGTCGATTCAACGAATTCTCAAACGCCGAGCTCTAGAGGGGCATCATCCGCAAACAGCCTATCAAATTATTGAGTGGTTGGAAGCAACTGCTTTTGGATGGAACCAACAACCAACGCCGTTTGTCTGGGCAGGATTACGAGCGCAACGTCGAGACAGAGCGCGTCAAAGATTTCACTCTCTTGGTGGTTCTGGTGCCTGTACGCATCGTCCTCTTCGGCGGACAACTATTGCCAAAAATAATGGCAACACTCATACCAAATGA
- a CDS encoding helix-turn-helix domain-containing protein translates to MTRQKKAPLRPLSDEEQTDLKKLSRSQSQSSASVMRAKAILAVALGADYTSAAQLVGLRCGDTVSKWVSRFNVEGLAALQPRHGGGAVVQYSEPEKQRILSEFQRQPERQKEGTATWSVATLQRALRQAPDGLTQISTYTIWQVLKEAGYSWQKSRSWLKTGQVKRIRKGKLVVVTDPDTVAKKN, encoded by the coding sequence ATGACACGGCAAAAAAAAGCACCTTTGCGACCGTTAAGTGATGAAGAACAAACCGACTTGAAAAAACTGAGCCGTTCTCAATCCCAATCATCTGCTAGTGTCATGCGGGCCAAAGCGATTCTAGCCGTGGCTCTTGGGGCTGATTACACGAGTGCAGCGCAGTTAGTAGGATTACGCTGTGGTGATACGGTCAGCAAGTGGGTCAGTCGCTTCAATGTTGAAGGCTTAGCTGCCTTACAGCCTCGACATGGCGGTGGGGCAGTAGTGCAATACAGCGAACCAGAAAAACAACGCATCCTGTCCGAATTTCAGCGTCAACCAGAGCGGCAGAAAGAGGGCACGGCAACCTGGTCAGTAGCTACACTTCAACGGGCTTTGCGTCAGGCTCCTGATGGCTTAACCCAAATCAGTACTTATACAATTTGGCAGGTACTCAAAGAGGCGGGCTATAGCTGGCAAAAGAGCCGCAGTTGGTTAAAAACTGGACAGGTGAAGCGCATACGCAAAGGCAAGCTAGTAGTAGTAACTGACCCAGATACCGTGGCAAAAAAAAACTGA
- a CDS encoding IS1 family transposase yields the protein MSDSRPTCPRCYSHHIVKNGRIHNKKPKFQCQDCQRQFVENPTNKVIDQETKELIDRLLLEKIPLASIARTTQVSETWLQNYVNDKYVHVPRQVSVSDKPKGKLTVECDEAWSFVDRKGNQQWIWLAMDRNTREIVGVYIGDRSKQGAIELWNSLPTVYRQCAICYTDFWISYENVIPKKCHRTVRKESGKTNHIERFNNTMRQRISRLVRATLSFSKKLENHIGAIWYFIHYYNACLQL from the coding sequence ATGTCAGATTCCAGACCTACTTGCCCCCGTTGTTATTCTCATCACATCGTTAAAAATGGCAGAATTCATAATAAAAAACCTAAGTTTCAGTGTCAAGACTGTCAAAGACAGTTTGTAGAAAATCCAACAAATAAAGTTATCGATCAAGAAACTAAAGAACTAATTGATCGACTTTTACTTGAAAAGATTCCCCTGGCTAGCATTGCTCGGACTACTCAAGTTTCAGAAACCTGGCTCCAAAACTATGTCAATGATAAATATGTCCATGTTCCTAGACAGGTAAGTGTTTCAGACAAGCCAAAGGGAAAATTAACTGTTGAATGTGATGAAGCTTGGTCATTTGTAGATCGCAAGGGAAATCAGCAATGGATTTGGCTTGCTATGGATAGAAACACCAGAGAAATTGTGGGTGTTTACATTGGCGATCGCAGCAAACAAGGAGCCATAGAATTATGGAACTCTCTACCAACTGTTTATCGTCAATGCGCTATTTGTTACACAGATTTTTGGATATCTTATGAAAACGTTATTCCAAAAAAATGTCACCGGACTGTGAGAAAAGAGAGTGGTAAAACTAATCATATTGAGCGCTTTAACAATACTATGCGTCAACGGATTTCTCGTTTAGTTAGAGCCACTCTATCGTTTTCAAAAAAGCTAGAAAACCATATTGGTGCGATTTGGTATTTCATCCACTACTATAATGCCTGCTTACAGCTTTGA
- a CDS encoding aldehyde dehydrogenase family protein: MAIAREEIFGPVLSVISFKDEAEALQIANNSMYGLTAAVWTQNLDTAMRMAKGIRVGTVWVNTYHTAGLEPCMPYGGYKQSGIGRELGHKGLEEYLETKSIQIKLGN, translated from the coding sequence ATGGCGATCGCGCGGGAGGAAATTTTTGGTCCGGTACTTTCCGTCATCAGCTTCAAAGATGAAGCCGAAGCCCTCCAAATTGCCAATAACTCAATGTACGGCTTAACAGCAGCGGTATGGACCCAAAATCTGGATACTGCCATGCGCATGGCAAAAGGAATTCGGGTTGGAACGGTCTGGGTAAACACTTACCATACTGCGGGACTTGAGCCCTGTATGCCTTACGGTGGCTATAAGCAGAGCGGCATTGGTCGGGAATTGGGGCACAAGGGTCTTGAAGAGTACTTAGAGACGAAATCCATCCAAATCAAATTAGGGAATTGA
- a CDS encoding AbrB/MazE/SpoVT family DNA-binding domain-containing protein produces MSQTITRWGNSLGLRIPKEIAEQAQLTEGAIACLEVVDGALVVRAVKPRRNRYKLSELLEGITPENLHSETDTGEPVGNEVW; encoded by the coding sequence ATGTCGCAAACGATAACGAGATGGGGAAACAGTTTAGGGTTGCGAATCCCTAAAGAAATAGCTGAACAAGCGCAGTTAACAGAAGGAGCGATCGCCTGTTTGGAAGTGGTTGATGGAGCTTTAGTAGTTAGAGCCGTCAAACCAAGGCGAAACAGGTACAAGTTGAGTGAATTGTTAGAAGGAATCACGCCAGAGAATCTCCATAGTGAAACAGACACAGGAGAACCTGTAGGCAATGAAGTTTGGTAG
- the mazF gene encoding endoribonuclease MazF has protein sequence MKFGSYVPDRGDVVIVNFSPHAGSEQGRIRPAIVLSPLVYNQKTGLAIFCPITNQVKGYTFEVPLSAEMETTGVVLADHIKNLDWRARAIKFVEKAPDVLLEEVLAKIDALIF, from the coding sequence ATGAAGTTTGGTAGTTACGTTCCAGACCGAGGGGACGTGGTGATTGTAAATTTTAGTCCTCATGCTGGCAGTGAACAGGGGCGGATCAGACCAGCAATTGTTTTATCTCCGCTTGTTTACAACCAAAAAACTGGTTTAGCTATATTTTGTCCCATCACCAATCAAGTTAAAGGATATACATTTGAGGTTCCCTTAAGTGCTGAAATGGAAACAACTGGGGTGGTGCTGGCTGACCACATCAAAAACCTCGATTGGCGGGCGCGAGCTATAAAATTTGTGGAAAAAGCTCCAGATGTACTACTGGAGGAAGTATTAGCCAAAATTGATGCACTAATTTTCTAA
- a CDS encoding MOSC domain-containing protein — translation MVAQILSIQVGLPKLLGIANALDPMDRPWSTGFFKEPIQGKIWLGSTNLAGDGQADLKRHGGVEKAVLVYAAKHYPFWRSRLNLPISPTEPLGRTLRLQIKLKHLRALGISIEI, via the coding sequence ATGGTTGCCCAGATTCTTTCGATTCAGGTTGGACTACCCAAACTACTTGGGATTGCAAATGCACTAGATCCAATGGATCGTCCCTGGTCTACTGGATTCTTCAAAGAACCGATTCAGGGAAAGATCTGGCTTGGAAGCACCAACTTAGCTGGAGATGGTCAAGCCGATCTTAAACGTCATGGCGGTGTTGAAAAAGCGGTACTAGTGTATGCGGCTAAACACTACCCCTTCTGGCGATCGCGTTTGAATTTGCCGATCTCTCCTACGGAGCCTTTGGGGAGAACTTTACGGTTGCAGATCAAACTGAAGCATCTGCGTGCATTGGGGATATCTATCGAAATATAA
- a CDS encoding transposase family protein: MKNPLHYIHKYPARTKQILGISYDQFLLLVKQAELRQKERQAEAERQKVRLTAKGGGRKPKLTMIEEVCLSLFYLRQMPTFEVLGMHFDVSKTEANDTFHYWLKIFREVLPPSLLEQVEDRESDSAIVQEILMEFELIVDSYEQRARKT; the protein is encoded by the coding sequence ATGAAAAATCCACTTCATTATATTCATAAATATCCAGCTCGTACCAAACAAATATTGGGAATTAGCTACGACCAATTTCTCTTGTTAGTCAAACAAGCCGAATTGAGACAAAAAGAGAGACAAGCTGAGGCAGAACGTCAGAAAGTTCGGCTCACCGCAAAAGGAGGGGGACGTAAACCGAAACTAACGATGATAGAAGAAGTATGTTTGAGTCTATTCTACTTAAGACAAATGCCGACGTTTGAAGTTTTAGGAATGCACTTTGATGTCTCAAAAACTGAGGCAAATGATACCTTTCACTATTGGCTAAAAATCTTCCGAGAAGTTTTGCCGCCTAGTTTACTCGAACAGGTAGAAGATCGAGAGAGTGATTCTGCTATTGTACAAGAGATATTAATGGAATTTGAACTAATTGTGGATAGCTACGAACAGCGAGCGCGAAAGACCTAA
- a CDS encoding transposase family protein, with amino-acid sequence MWIATNSERERPKDNKEQQKYFSGKKKRHTFKSQVISLPNAKDIVDIVVGAKGSTSDISLFRNQQQRFASQQSFKGDKGYQGGKNISTPHKKPRKRELSPEQKSENKALSGERIFVEHLIRLIKIFRIASERFRLHSPVYEQIILTVCGLVRLRIGSLILPT; translated from the coding sequence TTGTGGATAGCTACGAACAGCGAGCGCGAAAGACCTAAAGACAACAAAGAGCAACAAAAATATTTTTCGGGTAAAAAGAAACGCCATACTTTTAAAAGTCAGGTTATTTCGCTACCCAACGCTAAAGATATTGTCGATATAGTAGTGGGAGCAAAGGGTTCAACCAGTGATATTTCATTGTTTCGTAATCAACAACAAAGATTTGCCTCTCAACAATCATTTAAAGGCGACAAAGGTTATCAAGGTGGTAAAAATATTAGTACACCTCATAAAAAGCCTCGAAAACGAGAACTATCTCCCGAGCAGAAATCAGAAAATAAAGCCTTGTCAGGAGAGCGGATTTTTGTCGAACACTTAATTAGACTCATCAAGATTTTCCGCATTGCATCTGAAAGATTTCGACTTCATTCTCCTGTATACGAGCAGATAATTCTTACTGTTTGTGGGTTGGTCAGATTAAGAATTGGTAGTTTAATTTTGCCGACTTAA
- a CDS encoding tyrosine-type recombinase/integrase, whose product MARKTRREEITSDRPLILSQHATRSCERLSDRGIYFAIEKIGELAEISQLHPHSFRHTYSTELLLMGVDPTHARKLTGHQSEKAFRRYTLRGEQSSAIAAYYRAVGEEMEKQDLK is encoded by the coding sequence GTGGCGCGAAAAACAAGGAGAGAGGAAATCACGAGCGATCGCCCCTTGATTTTGTCCCAACACGCGACTCGTTCATGTGAACGATTGAGCGATCGCGGCATTTATTTTGCCATAGAAAAGATCGGTGAATTAGCAGAAATTTCCCAGCTACACCCACACTCGTTCCGCCATACCTACAGCACTGAGTTATTGCTGATGGGTGTCGATCCGACTCATGCCAGGAAACTGACCGGACATCAGAGCGAGAAAGCTTTTCGACGCTACACCCTACGCGGCGAACAATCGAGCGCGATCGCTGCTTACTACCGTGCAGTTGGAGAAGAAATGGAGAAGCAAGATTTAAAATAA
- a CDS encoding tyrosine-type recombinase/integrase, translating into MFTPTSDRPMFVCQDPKHSGERLGYNGLYKMVKKLATTATVEELKPHHFRHSFGNTITRAGVDPLYGKELMGIKTDKVYRRYTQGSLKQAAAQAYLQAIGEDEGDDQI; encoded by the coding sequence ATGTTTACTCCCACGAGCGATCGCCCCATGTTTGTCTGCCAAGATCCCAAGCATAGCGGAGAGCGACTGGGATACAACGGACTCTACAAAATGGTGAAGAAATTGGCGACGACCGCGACGGTGGAGGAGTTAAAACCGCACCATTTTCGGCACTCCTTTGGTAATACTATCACGCGAGCGGGTGTCGATCCTTTATACGGAAAGGAGCTGATGGGGATTAAGACGGATAAGGTTTACAGGCGCTATACGCAGGGATCGTTAAAACAAGCTGCTGCCCAGGCTTACTTGCAAGCGATTGGTGAGGATGAAGGAGATGACCAAATCTAG
- a CDS encoding IS5 family transposase, whose protein sequence is MIKAYSSNLTLAQFELIESLIPAAKPGGRPRKVDMWAILNAIFYVVVQGCKWRDIPSDFPAWQTVYTYFRNWRKQGIWMAIHDRLRNWVRADNARPISPTEAIIDSQSVATATMVHESVGFDKAKHIKGRKRHTAVDTLGLVLRVIVTTASLPEREGGKQVLQKVDQMGDAVARLYLIWVDGGYSGNPFLEWVMNTFRWVVQVVLRPEQTKGFVVLKKLGSVERTFGWLHWYRRLSKDYERLPENSEAMIYISMIRLMLRRLA, encoded by the coding sequence ATGATTAAAGCATACTCTAGTAACCTAACCCTAGCTCAATTCGAGTTGATTGAGAGCCTGATTCCGGCTGCGAAACCAGGTGGTCGTCCGCGAAAAGTCGATATGTGGGCAATACTCAACGCCATTTTCTATGTAGTTGTCCAAGGCTGCAAATGGCGCGATATACCAAGTGACTTTCCAGCGTGGCAAACGGTGTACACCTATTTTCGTAACTGGCGTAAGCAGGGCATCTGGATGGCAATACATGACCGTTTACGCAACTGGGTCAGAGCCGACAACGCTCGTCCTATTAGTCCAACGGAAGCCATTATCGATAGCCAAAGTGTAGCGACGGCAACGATGGTGCATGAGTCAGTTGGTTTCGACAAGGCAAAACACATTAAAGGTCGAAAACGCCATACTGCGGTTGATACATTGGGATTGGTTTTACGAGTCATAGTCACCACTGCTAGTCTGCCCGAACGAGAAGGTGGGAAACAGGTGTTACAGAAGGTAGATCAAATGGGGGATGCTGTTGCTCGGCTCTACTTGATTTGGGTCGATGGCGGTTACAGTGGCAACCCTTTCCTCGAATGGGTCATGAATACATTTCGATGGGTGGTACAAGTGGTGCTACGTCCTGAGCAGACCAAGGGCTTCGTTGTACTCAAAAAACTAGGAAGTGTGGAACGGACTTTTGGTTGGCTTCACTGGTATCGACGACTCAGTAAAGATTATGAACGTTTACCAGAAAACTCTGAGGCGATGATTTACATTTCTATGATTCGACTCATGCTCAGGCGGTTAGCCTAA
- a CDS encoding tyrosine-type recombinase/integrase, producing MRSFYQWLRRSNGYPVNQPLPTDAIGKERLEEPQALDIDKDDMAEIWHFLDRQRLTCIRDRAIVAILSHGLRASELSALDVKHWNGKRLIVHRSKGQNVSEVPLSREARQHLEAV from the coding sequence TTGCGCTCGTTTTACCAGTGGCTGCGGCGCAGTAACGGTTATCCAGTCAACCAACCTCTCCCGACTGATGCGATTGGCAAAGAGCGCCTTGAAGAACCACAAGCTCTAGACATTGACAAGGATGACATGGCGGAGATTTGGCACTTCCTCGATCGCCAGCGACTAACCTGCATTCGCGATCGGGCGATCGTGGCGATTCTCTCTCACGGGTTAAGAGCTTCTGAATTATCAGCCTTGGATGTCAAGCACTGGAATGGCAAGAGATTGATCGTGCATCGTTCCAAAGGGCAGAACGTCAGCGAAGTTCCTTTGAGCCGAGAGGCAAGACAACACTTAGAGGCTGTTTGA
- a CDS encoding IS1 family transposase, whose translation MTTILTFLFYSCILLLSKLTQESIEPSPKICEESSERACPTCGSEHLIKNGSVHNGKSKYQCKTCGRQFVISPTKTTVSEETKQLIDRLLLERISLRGIARVTQVSWSWLQDYVNQKLARTPRQLKVSVKLPGKSIVECDEMWSFVDSKKNEVYIWLAIDRNSRKIVGCFVGDRTKKSARKLWASLPKTYQQSAFVYTDFWQAYKTVILPKRHKAVGKETGLTNHIERLNNTLRQRVSRLVRESLSFSKKLNNHIGAIWYFIHDYNAELDRI comes from the coding sequence ATGACAACAATTTTGACGTTCTTATTTTACTCATGTATATTACTACTGTCTAAATTAACACAAGAGTCGATAGAACCATCCCCAAAAATATGTGAAGAATCTTCAGAACGAGCCTGTCCTACCTGTGGCTCTGAGCATTTGATTAAAAATGGTTCAGTTCATAATGGTAAATCAAAATATCAGTGTAAAACCTGTGGTCGCCAATTTGTTATCAGTCCGACTAAAACTACTGTCTCAGAGGAGACAAAACAGCTGATCGATCGGCTCTTGCTTGAGAGGATATCACTGCGAGGAATTGCCAGGGTGACTCAAGTGAGTTGGTCTTGGCTACAAGATTATGTCAATCAAAAGCTAGCTCGAACTCCGCGCCAGCTTAAGGTTTCAGTCAAACTGCCAGGTAAATCAATCGTTGAATGCGATGAGATGTGGTCATTTGTTGATAGTAAGAAAAATGAGGTTTATATTTGGTTAGCGATTGACCGCAATTCTCGAAAAATTGTCGGTTGCTTTGTCGGAGATAGAACAAAGAAATCAGCCCGTAAACTCTGGGCTTCTCTACCAAAAACTTATCAGCAATCTGCCTTCGTCTATACAGATTTTTGGCAAGCTTACAAGACAGTTATTCTCCCTAAACGTCATAAAGCTGTTGGTAAAGAAACGGGTCTAACTAATCATATTGAACGGTTGAATAATACCTTGAGGCAAAGGGTTTCTCGGTTGGTAAGAGAAAGTCTATCATTCTCCAAAAAGTTGAACAATCACATTGGAGCAATTTGGTACTTCATTCATGACTACAATGCAGAACTAGACAGGATTTGA
- a CDS encoding helix-turn-helix domain-containing protein: MEELLNFIDTARDARELKRALAVKLTLEGYVHAEIIKILNVTSGFISKWKQAFEVDGVDGILLGYQGSTGYLYKEQRMEVIEWLQQKDHWLVEELATHLSQQYDVEFKSRQSYYDLFTQAGLSWKKTQKRNPKHNVEEVAAQKKLSTNACSSIKRMWSRTR, from the coding sequence ATGGAAGAACTGCTTAACTTCATTGATACTGCCCGTGATGCAAGAGAACTAAAACGTGCGTTAGCAGTTAAACTGACGCTTGAGGGATACGTCCATGCTGAAATTATCAAAATTCTGAATGTTACTTCTGGGTTTATCAGTAAATGGAAGCAAGCCTTTGAAGTTGATGGGGTAGATGGAATACTTTTGGGATATCAAGGCTCGACAGGATATCTGTACAAAGAGCAACGAATGGAAGTGATTGAGTGGCTGCAACAAAAAGACCATTGGCTTGTTGAGGAACTCGCTACTCACCTTTCTCAGCAGTATGACGTAGAATTCAAATCGCGTCAAAGCTACTACGACTTATTCACGCAAGCAGGGCTGAGTTGGAAAAAAACGCAAAAACGCAACCCTAAACACAATGTAGAGGAGGTGGCTGCCCAAAAAAAGTTATCGACCAATGCTTGCAGCAGCATCAAGAGGATGTGGAGCAGGACAAGGTAA
- a CDS encoding ISL3 family transposase gives MSKRKGHQNFVTVIGDIEAGKLIEVIDSQTQVEIIETLTQQPLEVREQIEEVSVDMWGGFPKIVEKVFPNAVIVIDRFHVMKAVNEELNKIRKQARVFDRGSKFILLKNGGELTLEETTKLEQILQHSQRLRKAYEWKEEFRAIYEKHLTVEEGQRQIEQWLHQARDVYCEAITTIRHHLNGICNYFRNRTTNGVMEGINNRIKLIKRQAYGFTNFTNFRERLLACF, from the coding sequence ATCAGTAAACGCAAAGGACATCAAAACTTCGTCACGGTTATCGGAGACATTGAAGCGGGAAAATTAATAGAAGTCATCGATAGTCAGACTCAGGTAGAGATAATTGAAACGTTGACTCAGCAACCATTAGAGGTGCGCGAGCAGATTGAGGAGGTAAGCGTTGATATGTGGGGTGGATTTCCTAAAATAGTAGAGAAAGTATTTCCTAATGCAGTGATTGTAATTGACCGATTTCATGTGATGAAAGCCGTGAATGAAGAGTTAAATAAAATTCGCAAACAAGCAAGAGTATTTGATAGAGGAAGTAAATTTATTCTCTTAAAAAACGGTGGAGAATTAACACTAGAAGAAACCACAAAATTAGAACAGATATTGCAGCATTCCCAGCGATTAAGAAAAGCTTATGAATGGAAAGAAGAGTTTCGTGCTATTTACGAAAAGCATTTGACTGTTGAGGAAGGTCAGCGTCAGATTGAGCAGTGGTTACATCAGGCACGAGATGTTTACTGTGAAGCAATTACAACAATTCGTCATCATTTAAATGGGATTTGTAACTATTTCCGCAACCGGACTACAAATGGCGTAATGGAGGGAATTAACAATCGAATTAAGCTGATTAAACGGCAAGCTTATGGTTTTACGAATTTCACTAACTTTCGTGAACGGTTACTAGCTTGCTTCTAA
- a CDS encoding IS1 family transposase (programmed frameshift), translating into MCEESSERACPTCGSEHLIKNGSVHNGKSKYQCKTCGRQFVISPTKTTVSEETKQLIDRLLLERISLRGIARVTQVSWSWLQDYVNQKLARTPRQLKVSVKLPGKSIVECDEMWSFVDSKKNEVYIWLAIDRNTRQVVGCFIGDRTRKSARKFWESLPAIYQHNAIAYTDFWQAYKTVILPNNHRAVGKETGLTNHVERLNNTFRQRVSRLVRESLSFSKKLNNHIGAIWYFIHGYNAELARA; encoded by the exons ATATGTGAAGAATCTTCAGAACGAGCCTGTCCTACCTGTGGCTCTGAGCATTTGATTAAAAATGGTTCAGTTCATAATGGTAAATCAAAATATCAGTGTAAAACCTGTGGTCGCCAATTTGTTATCAGTCCGACTAAAACTACTGTCTCAGAGGAGACAAAACAGCTGATCGATCGGCTCTTGCTTGAGAGGATATCACTGCGAGGAATTGCCAGGGTGACTCAAGTGAGTTGGTCTTGGCTACAAGATTATGTCAATCAAAAGCTAGCTCGAACTCCGCGCCAGCTTAAGGTTTCAGTCAAACTGCCAGGTAAATCAATCGTTGAATGTGACGAGATGTGGTCATTTGTTGATAGTAAGAAAAATGAGGTTTATATCTGGCTAGCAATCGATAGAAATACTCGGCAAGTAGTTGGTTGTTTTATAGGCGATAGAACTCGTAAATCCGCTCGTAAATTTTGGGAATCATTACCAGCAATTTATCAACATAACGCTATAGCTTATACTGACTTTTGGCAAGCTTACAAAACAGTTATTCTCCCAAATAATCATCGGGCAGTTGGCAAAGAAACTGGTCTAACTAATCATGTTGAGCGCTTAAATAATACCTTCAGACAGCGAGTGTCTCGACTGGTGAGAGAAAGCCTCTCCTTCTCCA AAAAACTCAACAATCACATTGGGGCAATTTGGTACTTCATTCATGGCTATAATGCAGAGCTAGCAAGAGCTTGA
- a CDS encoding DUF6883 domain-containing protein: MKLPNYDRAIVDIAKLRDYCLSTTHHRGRHKARVFAAALGLTAEDAEQLQATLLNAAQSYEATPTDETEFGQLYVLDFPMIGSTGQVIVRSSWIVRHDEDFPRLTSCYVL, from the coding sequence ATGAAGCTTCCCAATTACGATCGCGCTATCGTAGACATAGCGAAATTAAGAGACTATTGCCTAAGTACAACGCATCATCGCGGTCGGCATAAAGCGCGTGTCTTTGCAGCAGCTCTTGGTCTGACTGCTGAAGATGCAGAACAACTCCAAGCTACTTTGTTAAACGCTGCTCAAAGCTATGAGGCAACACCGACTGACGAAACTGAATTCGGTCAATTATACGTGCTAGACTTTCCTATGATTGGATCTACCGGACAGGTAATAGTTCGTAGTAGTTGGATCGTTCGTCATGACGAAGATTTTCCCCGATTAACAAGTTGTTATGTCCTCTAA
- a CDS encoding DUF4926 domain-containing protein: MNNTINLLDVVALSENLSERGLSRGQVGTVVEKLDENTFLVEFSDDDGRTYAMLPLLAAQLIVLHYEPTNSQLISNT; this comes from the coding sequence ATGAACAATACAATTAATCTGCTAGATGTCGTAGCGTTGAGTGAGAATTTGTCTGAACGGGGATTATCACGCGGTCAGGTGGGTACTGTTGTTGAAAAGCTTGATGAGAATACTTTTCTAGTTGAATTCAGCGATGACGACGGACGCACTTATGCTATGTTGCCTCTGCTCGCTGCTCAGCTAATCGTTCTGCATTACGAGCCTACTAATTCCCAGTTAATAAGTAATACTTGA